A genomic region of Bosea sp. 124 contains the following coding sequences:
- a CDS encoding cytochrome c-type biogenesis protein gives MPRIVLAALVGLALTCPAVAVQPGEILPDAAMEQRARAISSELRCLVCQNQSIDDSDAPLAKDLRVLVRERLVAGDSDRAVRDFVVARYGDFVLLRPPFDVRTALLWAAPFLILLAALGFMWRRGRAMAAPASAAPLSEDERRRVERLLGDDAP, from the coding sequence ATGCCCCGCATCGTCCTCGCTGCGCTGGTCGGCCTTGCCCTGACTTGTCCGGCGGTTGCCGTGCAGCCCGGCGAGATCCTGCCCGATGCCGCCATGGAGCAGCGTGCCCGCGCGATCTCCTCGGAGCTGCGCTGCCTCGTCTGCCAGAACCAGTCGATCGACGATTCGGACGCGCCGCTCGCCAAGGATCTGCGCGTGCTCGTGCGCGAGCGGCTCGTCGCCGGCGACAGCGACCGCGCCGTGCGCGATTTCGTCGTGGCGCGCTACGGCGATTTCGTTCTGCTGCGCCCTCCCTTCGACGTCCGGACGGCGCTGCTCTGGGCTGCGCCCTTCCTGATCCTGCTGGCGGCGCTCGGCTTCATGTGGCGTCGGGGCAGGGCAATGGCGGCGCCGGCCAGCGCGGCGCCGCTCTCGGAGGATGAGCGCCGCCGGGTCGAGCGCCTTCTGGG